The Xiphophorus hellerii strain 12219 chromosome 6, Xiphophorus_hellerii-4.1, whole genome shotgun sequence genomic interval CACCACTGTGCTCCATAAAGAGAattaaactttctttttgcCAGACTCTTTTGgagtctgtttgtgttttaaaacaaaccacTCCACACCTATGAAACCACAGTTTTGGGAACAATGTTgaaatttgtttctgttcagtagCATATGATAGTCTTTACTGTCATGGCGTGCACATAATTTCAAAAACACACTGGGTAATAGGCACTACACCAGGTTAGATCAGGTTTGTCACACCACTATTGGTGCTGACAAACATCTAAAAGCAATGCAGTTCAATGGCAGGACACCGCTTAATGCTCTCTGGATGTCTCCCTTACCACAAGCATCTCTAGGCATGCTTGGAACCCTGGTCCCATCAGGGCTAGACTGGGATTTGAGAGGTGTAGGTTGCAGCTCTGACCTTTTACTAAGGCAGGGCTGTCTGTTTGCACTTCTCCCATAAGCCCTCCCTCCAGTCAGACTGCTAAGCAACCCCATCAGAACAGGGGTGCACACACACCTTCGCCCTTGGTGAAACCTCAGAGACCACAGGGAGAAGGAGCATTGCAGAGGTTAATTCTGATCATCCACTATTTATGGCTTTCACTTTAGAACAAGGGTTGGCATTAACACTTTAAAGGAGACATGTCTTCTTTATATCAATAAAAGATATCAGAAGAAGGACCATCTAGAAGAGACTTTAGTCAGATGGTAAAAGTCTTAAGCAGATATGCTCAGAGAAACCAGCTGTTGATCAAAATCAGAAGGTTTTCAGTTTAACAGGCCCTCGTTGGTTATTGGCTGGCTGGcattaaaaaatcaaatcttATTTTCTGTCAGTGAATGGATCATGTCTAAGCAGTTATATGTTACACTGTTGTTTAAGTTGTTacttgaggaaaaaaagagaaaatgatgtTAGCTATTTTTAGAgtgaaaaactgttttgcaaACATGTTGAGACATATGTTTGCAAATTACCAATTTAGAATATTCAGAACCACACAACAGCCCTTTTTCAAAGAGGTCCCTTGTAAGAGAGTTTTAAAGCTGGTCATGGAGTGACAAACACACAGCTGAGTGAGTGACTGGGTGTGTCATATGCAATGATTTatcttacaaaacaaaaacctacaaTTATATTAGTCAGAGTGTTTTTACAAACTGTTTGTCCCTCTTACAATTTCACTTTCTCATAGTTATGCAAATTTGGACTTTTAGCAAACCCAATATGTGGTTTTCTTACATACCAAGAGGTTGAAGTTACTCTGTATGGTTTTACCTTTACAGATGTTGGATTTTTGAATTAAGTATCTACATTCTCTTGGTATTGCACACAGAGACAGCTGTTTGAGTAATGCTTGCCACACTCagcatattaatttattaaataaggTTCTAAAGTATTAAATGTCAActccttgtttttaaaaaaatagcaaaacccTGTTTATCGGAACTGctttatgaaacaaaactaaaaagcaACACACTATAATCTATTTTATGCGCTCTCAAATTATAGCTCTTGaagaaaagtcattttttgcatgtttgaggTTTACTAAAAACAGAGAGCTCAAAAAACTGATCTACGTATGTCTACTCCAAAAGCATGCTTGAAAATTACAAAGATAATAATTTATCTTGGGCAAAGATTAGAgaaattacaacaaataaacacattttgtcaagGAAGCAACCCCAAGTCGCCACTGCGACACTAACCCACCAATTGCAATGCAGTGAGGGGCAGCGAGCGCCTGCTCAGAGTTTGTACAAGCAGGCTGTATGAACTGAGAGGATCAGATATTTTCTCACATGTTGGCCTAGTCTGTGAGGTGCGGTGAAATGTCAGGAAAATCAATAGATAAGGACCACATCAGACCCAGCTTGTCTGGCCTAGCAACAGAGCATCCCCATGGTGATGTCAATTACCTCtgctttacaacaaaaacactggGAAGAGTCTCTGCAAAGCTGTAAAACTTTTAATGCAGTCTCCTGGTTACATCGAGGAATTTGTAAGAAACCCTTTTTATCCTACTTGTGAGTAAGACAAAGAATGTGCGAATCTTATTGAtgggtgatttttttgtttttttattgttttttcaactCAGTCTGATTTCTATTCTCCTCATGGACCCCACATTAGTCAGGGAGAGGTATAATGTAACGAGCAGTAAGGTGCACATAATTGCATATTAGCAGCAACACACTTGGCTGCACGGGAGGTGACTGTGCTAACGAACAGAGAGGCGTTATTAATCACCAATTAATAAAAGCAGGGAGATATCACATTCAGTGTATGGCACGCATGGATTGCTTTGTTTTCAGTGGCTGGTCCAAACCCATtctcttatttatttcataagaTTGATCCTGTTCCTGTGCTGTGTTGTTTATCGAGTTCTGACTCTGATCCAGCCCCCCCCCAGGATTCAAACGAGGATTGTTTCGTCATGTTTGTTAACAGATTACATGTGTTTATCCTCTATGAATGAGTCCTAGAATCTGTGGGAACACCATCAGACATGCCTAATCAAAGATGATTataggaaaagaaacaaagcaagaaaTCCCGTGTTCTGCTTATGCATAAGGAGTAAGAAAAGGggataaaaaatgtgtttccactAGGGCACACAGAGTGATGGAGACCATATAATCAACATACAACAGGCCAAGTTGCTCCAGGGGCCCAAGACAAGAGGATATGTGTCAAGGATAATTTTAAAACCCTTAGCAAGAGACAAAACAAGGCTTTCAGCTTCAAAAACTGTTACTGTGTGCCTCCTGTCGGTTTCTCCTCTAACAGCCAACACAGTATGCTTTGCCAGGTTGGAGCTCAGTTAATATGAACATGTGAGAGCTAAATACTGAGACAGAGGAAAACGGGGAGCTAGTGGACAGGGAgaacagagaggaaaagaggaagagaacaGAGGAGAGCTAAAGGCCTCTCGCTCGGTCTCCTCTCCAGCTCTGTAACGGCCCACAGTGCCTGCTTCACACAGAGCGGCCAGCTGTACAGCAAATGTGCCTTTCCCTCTCCGCCCCCAAACCTTTCCACCCCTCCGGTGCCCCGCCACCCCCTTCGCCTGGGCTGACCAGGCCACCGGCTCCTCTCTGCGAGAGAGGGCTCCTCCCTGACTTGGCTTCGAGCTCACCGTTGTCACCAACCCAAAAGAATTCTGTAGAGGTGACCCCGAAAACAGTTTTCCAGGATGtagtttggttttgtttgtttacagtcaCCCTTCTGTGTGCTGCCACCTTGGCAGTTGCTGCTGAGAGTGGGCAGGAGGGAAATGAGGATAGgacaggagaaagaaaaaacaagaaagaaagcaagacagaaggaaagaaacaaagaattaaaaaaaactctaaatgccCTGTTggctttaaaacactttaagaaTGAACCCAAGCTTCAAAACACGTTATGGCTCTGAAAATCCACACAGGGACATTTGAAACAGAGTGATAAATGGGCCAAACTTGCCCCCCCATGAGGGCCCAAATGTCATAGTTTACACTAGGGTCAAAGTGAAGCAGTGGGGTTTCGTGATGGCATGCTGATAAAACCAAACAGGGTTTTGTATCAGTGAAAGACCTTCAAAAGAcctcttaaaaaacaaaataaaaaggcgGAGTTTGTGAAACATTTGCCGAAGTGTGCATCAGCTATCAAAATGGAGAAAtgtattgatggaaaaaaaattttgtaatcaggaggaaaaaaatagacattGAAAGGATTGATACTGACTGCAACAGCTGAAAGCTGTAAAAATCTGTGTGTCTCTGGAGAAAAATCGGACACCCTCGATTCTGTAAGTGTGCCATGCCAAAAAAACTCTAAACTAAAGAGTGGCCAGCTGTCTTCTGGCCTGCTATTAAATTGCTCCTTGGATGGTGGCgatatcatttttttctccataggAGTATCACACCAGGTCCCCAAACAGAGCGACCAGCTGTACAGCAAATGTGTACTGATCCATCTGGGCCCTGGTAGGCTGCAGCCTCCATCTTAAGACACGTGGGGCCGTTCATGGGCTTGGCTGGGGCCGATCTGCAGCACAACCCCTCTGCAATCGTGGCCTCCTCCTCCCTTTCATTTACCTCCATTATCATAGTAAATGTTGAGTAGCTGAGCTCCAGATCCGCCCTTTATGCCTGAACCAGGACCGTCATCATCCGAACGTAATGTCCATGCATCAAAATCCACTGGCAGTCTTACAGAAGAGGTAGCTACAACCACTTCGCCCTAATGGGAGGAGGTGAAGGTGGGGGCTCATTACATTTGCTTTGGAGACACTATTGTATTACACAGGCAGCTAATAAGAATGCGTCTGGCTGAGACGGGCTCGGGTTCTGTTGTTCCATACACTTAGTAGTATAGTTATGTCACGACACATCACTATATATAGAGTTATCAGTGTGAACTGACACCATGGAGCGGGGCATGGATGAAAACAACACCCCTATGAATCCAGCGTCTGCTCCATTACCTACGCTAATAACGCTGACAGCTGAGCGGAGATGACCCCAGCCCCCTGTTTCCCCTCTCCTGTGCAGATGGCCATTAAAAGGAGAAAGTGTCCCTTTTTTCTGTGGAGAAGGTATTTAGAGCTTTTtccaaattagatttttttatttgcttttggcTCTACATTAACTTTGTAGTGATTACAGACCAGAACTTTAGCCATGATCAGCACTTAAAGAACCACTGGAATTCACAGTAAGTATTCAGTTTTTGCCATCACAAACCTAAATGTAATTCACTGGGATTTTAgtggataaaaacaaagtagCATATTATTTTGGAGTGAAAGGTTTACACTGAAAAATTATACACAGTTGTCCATGTTTCTGCGTCCTTTTGCATTCAGTTTTGTATACActaataatccatccatccattttctaacacccatCCATTTTTAACacctggtgcctatctccagctaacgttccgggtgagaggtggggtacacccatggcaggtcgccagtctgtcgcagggctaTACACTAATAAGCCtgaataaaattcagtgcaaccTATTTACTTCATAAGTCAATATAGTCCAACTGTATGTAATTTAAACTCAGTGAATACACTGTTCTATAATGGCCTATGAAGAGTGTCACAAGAACCAAGAGACATGTAGCAGGTCAAAGATAAagatattttccatttttggaaAGAGTATGGCACAACCACAAACCTATCAAGACATGAACATCCACCTAAACTGATGGGTTGGGCAAGGAGAAAATCATTTAGAGAAGCAGTCCAAAAGTCTGAGGTAAATTTGGAAGAGGTGCAGAGGAAACGACAACTATTAGCTGTGCCCTCCATGAATCAGGTAATCATGATTAAGTGGCAGGAATAAAGCCAATGTTGAAAGAAGGCCATGGGAAGTTGCTCTTAGGAGCTTGCCACAAAGCATGTAGATggcacagcaaacatgtggaacaATATATTCTTTTCAAAGGAAACCAAAACCAAGCTTTTTGGTCTACATGCAAAACATTATGTGGAGGAAACCACAGCACATCATACTGTGCTGTGAAGCCATCCTTAAGGTAACACATGGTGATGGTAGTATTAGTCTGTTAGGTTGCTTTTATTCATGGAGGGCactgaaaaagtcagaattgaTTGAAATATGGTCAGAGTCAAATAGAGGGCAATCctagaagaaaacctgtttgaggttgcaaacatttcaaacttggGCTGAGGTTTACCTTTGAGAACGACAATGATATACAGCCAGAATGGGATGGCCTACTAAAAGTCCAGCTCTAAATCAATttgaaaatctgtggcaaggcctgaaaattgatgttcacataCAATCTACACGCAATTTGACTGAGGTTCAGCTGTTTTATAAAGAACAATggttaaaaaagtcaaatgtgcAAAGATGGTGAAGACATGTTCCATAACACTTGTAGCAAAAGGCAGTTctgcaaagtattgactcaCTAGGACTAAATACACATACACCccaaatgttttagatttttaattgaaacaaattgtgaaaaatatgcaatattCTGTGCTACTCTACTACTACTCTAAGAGAcaatttgtgtttgtctttaaaataaaatcccaatgaaatacactGATATTTCTAACTGCTtaatcacaaaatgtaaaaaaaatcgaATGAGTATGAACACCTTTGCAGGAAATTGCAAAGGAAAAATCTCTTCACGGTccaaataaagggaaaaaatattgCAACTATTGTATCATCatacattattattaaaacatttaagcacATTAGCTTTACTTTGTTCACCTTcacttttgtttcatatttcaataactttgctttttccatattttacaAATCACTAAATGACTTTGACTAAGAGAAACCTTTTGAGAAGTCAGATGAAACCTGTTATCATGTTGAATACTAAGAAATTGCATATCATAGAAGTAAGACATCAGACAATAACCCAATCACCTATCCTCCTGTTATCTTAAGCTCTCTGAATTCCGCTATTATGAGGGAACTGTGTGCTTGTGCGGCTGAAAGACATAAAATAACCAGTAGGGGGGTTTGTTTTCTACCCTCCCAGTGTGCTCCGTGACTGCCTTTGCGAGAGAAAGGACTAATGCTGGCATGGTACTGTATTAGGCACCCCCAGTAGACTAGTGGGTGAGCAGATCGCAAAGATGAATACaaaacacacacctacacaccctCAGCTCGTCTCTCTCTTTTGCAAATACGCCGCAGAATCAAAATCACAAATCACATGCCTCTGATTGTTTATGCACAAACAGTGGGCCCCTGATAGAATTGCCTACCAGTCCTGATAGAATTGCCCACCGTGTTTAAATTCACCTGCGCCTAGAAGCGTGTCCCAAACAGAGAGGCGGTTTGGTTCCAGATCAATGAGTCTCTCCCCCACTGAAGACAACAGATAATGCAGTGTAATGAAAGAGCCGCCAAACGagctgaataaatgaatgaataaaggaACGTGAGACCGGAATTCAGACGCCTACTTACTGCAGGCAAGAAAACCTGTTTTCCAATTGTCTCCTCTCTACAAATTATTCTGCCTGCATACAAATGGCAACCAAAagtgaagacattttgaaaatgtggaGACTGGTTTTACACTGGCACTCACAGTTTAGAAATCTTGTAAAAAGTAGGAATAAATCTGCAATATCTTTTGTAATATACAACATAATATTCAATTTCCAGTTGATTTAATGCATTAAATGCactttgtacaaaaatatagtACAAAATATTGTACCAACAACAAACAGATTTAAGAGGAGTGCTGATGTAAAAAGATGCATCAAATGGATAcgctaaacaaaaacaacaaaggaaagTATGGGTGTGTGGACaattattgaaaaatatcaaaagcTTTGCAAGTATTTTTAACAGTTCTATAAGGGTTTGTTTGAAAATAGAATACTCAGTATAATAGAGTAATTTTGAATTGAGATTTTCGTCTCCACAAGCATGCAAAAATCAGTCACATGCAGGGAAGatgaaactcaaaaaataatgaaagcaCAACACTTGGGATGCATTTGATggtcaaaatattaaaataattccaCCTATTTGGTGATGTGATCCGGGCACTTGTAAGCCTGAATGAGACAGGGTCaaatatttcagcatttaatCATAATGTTTAATATATGATTCATCCTTTATAAAGTGGCCAAAAATCTTTCTGTTATTGTTATAAATTAATTGGGAAAATTTTCCTTACTGATTTGCATACTTCATAAATGACAGTCACAGAAAATCATTTTGCAAAACAGTTACATGTTATACCTGAAGGCCACATTGATTGATCATATGTCATATTATAGACAAACTGATAAATTACACAAGTGCTGCTGAAGCAGAAATAGAACAGATTAtccatttaatgaaaaaaagcattCTTTCCTACCCAGCATGTGGTTGGCCACATGAACTTGGATGTCCCATTCGCTGTAGAACACCATCTGACATTTGATGCACTGGTATGTCTTCTTCTATGAATATAAAAACAGGAATCAATGACAAGTTTAAACAGCAGATAATTGCAGCTGTTTTAGCAATTTGATGAAgtgacacaaaaatatattttcttagtCAGTTGCTTAACCTTAGAAGTGTTAGTCTAATTGAATACAAAAATGATCAGCAATACCTCCTCAGTTTGAGAGGGGCTGGCTCTCGGCATTGGTGACACTTGGGGGGTCTTCATATGCCCACTGTTGCTGTCCCCTGCTTGTTCTCGATGCACCATCTGGACATGGTTTTGCAACTCGGTCTCAGTCTCAAACTTCACATTGCAGCTGGAACAGCGTGTCTTGATGGCAGACAAAGAAGATgtagaagaggaagaggatgatgaagaaACACCCTTGCCTTTTCCATCTCCAGGACTCAAGCTCTCTCCTTGAACCCATGCAGCAGTTGTTGCAGGAGTCGTGGCCccaccctgctgctgctgttgccttCCTCCATTAACTGTTGGACTGGAGCTTTTGGAGCCAGCGGCTGTCACACAAGATGCACAAAGTCCGTAAGGCAGCCCATTGATGTCCAGCTTCACTAAGTCTAGTTTGGACCGGAAATCTTTCAGGCAAGAGGCACACTTAAAAAGCTTTTGAGTGTGGTGTGGGTGTTGGTTTTGAGAGATGACATTGTTGCGACTCATAGGCTGGTTGGAGGACATAGTACCTGTCTTCTGCATGTGAAAGGTACCATGGATCTTGAGCTCCAATGTTGAGGTTACTGTCTGCATGCAAACCACACAGCGAAAACCTGTTAGAGAGTTCCTTAGGTCAGGGTGCATCTGGCAATGCTCGAGAAAGTCTTCCTCGCTATGCAGCGGCATCTTACAAATGCGGCAGCTGCCTGTGTCCAGACTCTTGCTATGGGTTACTTTATGCTCTGTAAGGGTAAGCAAGGAAGGAAATCGTTCCCCACAAATTGGACACATGTAGTGCTTTACAGGCCCAAGGTGAGTCTGCATATGTTCCCTTAGCCCAGCCTCAGAGAAGAAGGTACGGGAACAGACATTGCACTTGTGATTACCCTTGatcatttcagcttttcttttgatcATTGCACTCTCACCAGGGCGAATATTGTGATCTCTTAATTGGTGGTTAGTGAGGAGGGATTCCATAGTATAAGATGCTCCACATATTTCACACCCATACATGGGATCTGCTGTGTCCACCTCTTCTTCACTTCCATCATGGCTGTTCTGTGACTCCACCACAGATCCTCCACCTGCTCCTGGACCGTGGCTGTTAGTTAAGAGTCCTTGGATTTCAACATCTTCTTTAGGCTGGCCATCCCCACCACTTACAGCAGAGCCATTAGTGCCACAATTTGGGGTCTTTCCCTCAAACACACAGTGTTTCTCCCTTAAATGCTTCTCTAGAAGGACAATGGCATGGAAAGCTTTACTGCAGAAACGACAGTTGTACTTCTTGCTGTGGGTGGTAATGTGGCACTGGAGCTCCACCTCCGTGCCAAAGGACTCTCCACAAAAAATACATCGGTGAGAACGGCCTTGGTTTTCCAGATGGCTGTGTTTAACGTGCAACTGTAGGTCGGTCTCATGTCGGAAGTCCCAGTTGCAGGATGTGCAACGATACACCTTCTTCTCATTGCTGTGCTTTACAGCCAGGTGAAGTTGAGTAGACACCTTTGAGTCAAAGACTTCCTGGCACAGAGTGCAGCGAAAAAACACGAAAGTATGCATGTCAAGGAGGTGCTTCTGCAGGTCATCCACTGAAGTGAACTGCTTGTCACAGCTTTCACAAATGTAATACGTGGAGGTAATCGTGAAGTGAATTGTCACATGCTTCAGTAAGGATTCTTGGTTGGGGAACTCTTTGTTACACTGGGGACAAGTGAGCTGAGGCTGTAGACCATCCAAATGAGTTTTGAGGTGAGTCTGGAAAAGGTCTAAACTTGTGTATTTGGCACCACATTGGTTACATATGAACTCACTGGCTGTGCGTGAGGCAGAGCTACCTTGTTTTAGCATGGCAGTTTGTTCCACAGATATTGGTGAAGAGGGGCTGAGAGTGCGCAAAGATTTCTTTCCATTGTTGATGTAGTTCAGAGCCAGAGGAatgttcttgtgattctccttAATGTGCTTGTTGAGTTTCAAAACACTGTTAAATATGGGTGAGTTGGTGCAATATGAACAGGAGTAAACCTCTACTATAGGCTCCTTGGGAGTTACAGCCAAGGGTGAGTCAAATCGCAGGCTTCCTCCATCACAGTGTGTCTGACGAACATGCTCCTCTAATGTAGCCTCAGTCAAAAACCCCATGAAGCATTGAGGGCAAAAGAAGGCATTACTCTCCTTGGCAACGGGACTGGGAAAACCATGGGAGCAACGGATGTGCTCCTGGAGGGCATTTAGGTCACTTAACACCTCAGGGCAAAAGTTACACTGAAGGAGGGCATCGGGCAGGCTGGCTAACAGGGCAGCATGGTCTTCTGCATTGTGGACCTGTTTAAGATGTTCATTTAGGTTTAACAGCGAGGGTAGAACCTCCAAGCAAAATTGGCAAGTATGAGCTTGCTCTGGCTTGTCCAGATGCATGGTTCGTAGGTGAATTTGAAGTACAGCCAAGCTAGAGAATACTTGCTTGTTGCAGTAAATGCAACTGTAGGAGATTTTAGGCTGCTTTGAGGATCTCCCTCCCAACTCAGATGTGTTCTGAGAAGCTCTCTTTCTCCTTCCTCTTGTCTTGGGAACAGGCGCTGCTGCTTCCACCATCGTAGAGCTATCAACAGAAAGATTGGAATCAGGAGTGGTGCTAGAGACAGAAGTGTAGCCCACAGTGAGCAAGGAAGGGCTGTTGCTATGATTACTGGATTCTGGGAGCTGGTGAATGTCCATATGAGAATAGAGGTCCTCTACAGACAAAAAGTGCTCAGAGCAGATGGTACAGGTGTGGCCCTTCCTGTCCCGGCTGTGGGCCTGGTCAATGTGGGTCAGCAGGGTGCCCTCATCACTGAAGGGTTCGTGGCAGTAGATGCACTGCAGGGTGGCCCCAAGGCCTCCATCCTCAGATGGAGAACATTCAGGGTGACACTCGGCGATGTGCCGCTGTAGCTCTTCTGGGACATCAAAACCTTCCTCACACCGACTGCACTTCCGAGTTTCTTTTAGTTTCCATTCGTCAGCTCTATTAAAGCCTGTGCTGCCACTGTCTTTGCCCCTTTCATGTACTTGCATGTGGCCGTGgagggagctggaggagaggaagCCTCGACGGCACACAG includes:
- the znf521 gene encoding zinc finger protein 521 isoform X1, whose translation is MSRRKQAKPRSLKVEDNVTEDQHSPGQTAIPSDPECALERVAEDGEAGHLRKRLLSPEEGEEGEEEDEEPALHSCDSCRQVFESLSDLTEHKINQCQLTDGADLEDDPSCSWPASSPSSKDQTSPGHCEDYEFGEEEGGPGLPYPCQFCDKSFSRLSFLKRHEQSHGDKLPFSCTFCSRLFKHKRSRDRHVKLHTGDKKYHCGECDSAFSRSDHLKIHMKTHASNKPHKCPVCRRGFLSSSSLHGHMQVHERGKDSGSTGFNRADEWKLKETRKCSRCEEGFDVPEELQRHIAECHPECSPSEDGGLGATLQCIYCHEPFSDEGTLLTHIDQAHSRDRKGHTCTICSEHFLSVEDLYSHMDIHQLPESSNHSNSPSLLTVGYTSVSSTTPDSNLSVDSSTMVEAAAPVPKTRGRRKRASQNTSELGGRSSKQPKISYSCIYCNKQVFSSLAVLQIHLRTMHLDKPEQAHTCQFCLEVLPSLLNLNEHLKQVHNAEDHAALLASLPDALLQCNFCPEVLSDLNALQEHIRCSHGFPSPVAKESNAFFCPQCFMGFLTEATLEEHVRQTHCDGGSLRFDSPLAVTPKEPIVEVYSCSYCTNSPIFNSVLKLNKHIKENHKNIPLALNYINNGKKSLRTLSPSSPISVEQTAMLKQGSSASRTASEFICNQCGAKYTSLDLFQTHLKTHLDGLQPQLTCPQCNKEFPNQESLLKHVTIHFTITSTYYICESCDKQFTSVDDLQKHLLDMHTFVFFRCTLCQEVFDSKVSTQLHLAVKHSNEKKVYRCTSCNWDFRHETDLQLHVKHSHLENQGRSHRCIFCGESFGTEVELQCHITTHSKKYNCRFCSKAFHAIVLLEKHLREKHCVFEGKTPNCGTNGSAVSGGDGQPKEDVEIQGLLTNSHGPGAGGGSVVESQNSHDGSEEEVDTADPMYGCEICGASYTMESLLTNHQLRDHNIRPGESAMIKRKAEMIKGNHKCNVCSRTFFSEAGLREHMQTHLGPVKHYMCPICGERFPSLLTLTEHKVTHSKSLDTGSCRICKMPLHSEEDFLEHCQMHPDLRNSLTGFRCVVCMQTVTSTLELKIHGTFHMQKTGTMSSNQPMSRNNVISQNQHPHHTQKLFKCASCLKDFRSKLDLVKLDINGLPYGLCASCVTAAGSKSSSPTVNGGRQQQQQGGATTPATTAAWVQGESLSPGDGKGKGVSSSSSSSSTSSLSAIKTRCSSCNVKFETETELQNHVQMVHREQAGDSNSGHMKTPQVSPMPRASPSQTEEKKTYQCIKCQMVFYSEWDIQVHVANHMLGLQVPGSHHQIEEGLNHECKLCSQSFDSPAKLQCHLIEHSFEGMGGTFKCPVCFTVFVQANKLQQHIFSAHGQEDKIYDCSQCPQKFFFQTELQNHTLTQHSS
- the znf521 gene encoding zinc finger protein 521 isoform X5; its protein translation is MSRRKQAKPRSLKVEDNVTEDQHSPGQTAIPSDPECALERVAEDGEAGHLRKRLLSPEEGEEGEEEDEEPALHSCDSCRQVFESLSDLTEHKINQCQLTDGADLEDDPSCSWPASSPSSKDQTSPGHCEDYEFGEEEGGPGLPYPCQFCDKSFSRLSFLKRHEQSHGDKLPFSCTFCSRLFKHKRSRDRHVKLHTGDKKYHCGECDSAFSRSDHLKIHMKTHASNKPHKCPVCRRGFLSSSSLHGHMQVHERGKDSGSTGFNRADEWKLKETRKCSRCEEGFDVPEELQRHIAECHPECSPSEDGGLGATLQCIYCHEPFSDEGTLLTHIDQAHSRDRKGHTCTICSEHFLSVEDLYSHMDIHQLPESSNHSNSPSLLTVGYTSVSSTTPDSNLSVDSSTMVEAAAPVPKTRGRRKRASQNTSELGGRSSKQPKISYSCIYCNKQVFSSLAVLQIHLRTMHLDKPEQAHTCQFCLEVLPSLLNLNEHLKQVHNAEDHAALLASLPDALLQCNFCPEVLSDLNALQEHIRCSHGFPSPVAKESNAFFCPQCFMGFLTEATLEEHVRQTHCDGGSLRFDSPLAVTPKEPIVEVYSCSYCTNSPIFNSVLKLNKHIKENHKNIPLALNYINNGKKSLRTLSPSSPISVEQTAMLKQGSSASRTASEFICNQCGAKYTSLDLFQTHLKTHLDGLQPQLTCPQCNKEFPNQESLLKHVTIHFTITSTYYICESCDKQFTSVDDLQKHLLDMHTFVFFRCTLCQEVFDSKVSTQLHLAVKHSNEKKVYRCTSCNWDFRHETDLQLHVKHSHLENQGRSHRCIFCGESFGTEVELQCHITTHSKKYNCRFCSKAFHAIVLLEKHLREKHCVFEGKTPNCGTNGSAVSGGDGQPKEDVEIQGLLTNSHGPGAGGGSVVESQNSHDGSEEEVDTADPMYGCEICGASYTMESLLTNHQLRDHNIRPGESAMIKRKAEMIKGNHKCNVCSRTFFSEAGLREHMQTHLGPVKHYMCPICGERFPSLLTLTEHKVTHSKSLDTGSCRICKMPLHSEEDFLEHCQMHPDLRNSLTGFRCVVCMQTVTSTLELKIHGTFHMQKTGTMSSNQPMSRNNVISQNQHPHHTQKLFKCASCLKDFRSKLDLVKLDINGLPYGLCASCVTAAGSKSSSPTVNGGRQQQQQGGATTPATTAAWVQGESLSPGDGKGKGVSSSSSSSSTSSLSAIKTRCSSCNVKFETETELQNHVQMVHREQAGDSNSGHMKTPQVSPMPRASPSQTEEKTYQCIKCQMVFYSEWDIQVHVANHMLEEGLNHECKLCSQSFDSPAKLQCHLIEHSFEGMGGTFKCPVCFTVFVQANKLQQHIFSAHGQEDKIYDCSQCPQKFFFQTELQNHTLTQHSS
- the znf521 gene encoding zinc finger protein 521 isoform X4; its protein translation is MSRRKQAKPRSLKVEDNVTEDQHSPGQTAIPSDPECALERVAEDGEAGHLRKRLLSPEEGEEGEEEDEEPALHSCDSCRQVFESLSDLTEHKINQCQLTDGADLEDDPSCSWPASSPSSKDQTSPGHCEDYEFGEEEGGPGLPYPCQFCDKSFSRLSFLKRHEQSHGDKLPFSCTFCSRLFKHKRSRDRHVKLHTGDKKYHCGECDSAFSRSDHLKIHMKTHASNKPHKCPVCRRGFLSSSSLHGHMQVHERGKDSGSTGFNRADEWKLKETRKCSRCEEGFDVPEELQRHIAECHPECSPSEDGGLGATLQCIYCHEPFSDEGTLLTHIDQAHSRDRKGHTCTICSEHFLSVEDLYSHMDIHQLPESSNHSNSPSLLTVGYTSVSSTTPDSNLSVDSSTMVEAAAPVPKTRGRRKRASQNTSELGGRSSKQPKISYSCIYCNKQVFSSLAVLQIHLRTMHLDKPEQAHTCQFCLEVLPSLLNLNEHLKQVHNAEDHAALLASLPDALLQCNFCPEVLSDLNALQEHIRCSHGFPSPVAKESNAFFCPQCFMGFLTEATLEEHVRQTHCDGGSLRFDSPLAVTPKEPIVEVYSCSYCTNSPIFNSVLKLNKHIKENHKNIPLALNYINNGKKSLRTLSPSSPISVEQTAMLKQGSSASRTASEFICNQCGAKYTSLDLFQTHLKTHLDGLQPQLTCPQCNKEFPNQESLLKHVTIHFTITSTYYICESCDKQFTSVDDLQKHLLDMHTFVFFRCTLCQEVFDSKVSTQLHLAVKHSNEKKVYRCTSCNWDFRHETDLQLHVKHSHLENQGRSHRCIFCGESFGTEVELQCHITTHSKKYNCRFCSKAFHAIVLLEKHLREKHCVFEGKTPNCGTNGSAVSGGDGQPKEDVEIQGLLTNSHGPGAGGGSVVESQNSHDGSEEEVDTADPMYGCEICGASYTMESLLTNHQLRDHNIRPGESAMIKRKAEMIKGNHKCNVCSRTFFSEAGLREHMQTHLGPVKHYMCPICGERFPSLLTLTEHKVTHSKSLDTGSCRICKMPLHSEEDFLEHCQMHPDLRNSLTGFRCVVCMQTVTSTLELKIHGTFHMQKTGTMSSNQPMSRNNVISQNQHPHHTQKLFKCASCLKDFRSKLDLVKLDINGLPYGLCASCVTAAGSKSSSPTVNGGRQQQQQGGATTPATTAAWVQGESLSPGDGKGKGVSSSSSSSSTSSLSAIKTRCSSCNVKFETETELQNHVQMVHREQAGDSNSGHMKTPQVSPMPRASPSQTEEKKTYQCIKCQMVFYSEWDIQVHVANHMLEEGLNHECKLCSQSFDSPAKLQCHLIEHSFEGMGGTFKCPVCFTVFVQANKLQQHIFSAHGQEDKIYDCSQCPQKFFFQTELQNHTLTQHSS